The following proteins come from a genomic window of Balearica regulorum gibbericeps isolate bBalReg1 chromosome 9, bBalReg1.pri, whole genome shotgun sequence:
- the PEX5L gene encoding PEX5-related protein isoform X7, with product MVMKEIPREESAEEKPLLTMTSQLVNEQQESRPLLSPSIDDFLCETKPEAVARPVTSNTAVDIQTQIEKWDDCNFHGDRSSKVHPSTERASSSSRAPSKELLWSTENRSQSELTTVKSALDSDSTSELELAPATQARSTKEQRWGGPLLSRNHSLEEEFERAKAAVESDTEFWDKMQAEWEEMARRNWISENQEAPGQVTISTIEKGYYFHTENPFKDWPGAFEEGLKKMKEGDLPVTILYLEAAILQEPNDAEAWQFLGITQAENENEQAAIVALQRCLELQPNNLKALMALAVSYTNTGHQQEAYQALRNWIKQNPKYKYIVKSKKGSPALTRRMSKTSDESSLLEEVKDLYLEAAHQNGDMIDPDLQTGLGVLFHLNGEFNRAIDAFSAALTVRPEDYTLWNRLGATLANGDRSEEAVEAYTRALEIQPGFIRSRYNLGISCINLGAYREAVSNFLTALSLQRKSRNQQQVPHPALSGNIWAALRIALSMMDQPELFQAANVGDLDILLRAFNLEP from the exons CTGGTGAATGAGCAACAAGAAAGCAGACCCCTTCTGAGCCCCTCCATTGATGACTTTCTCTGTGAAACCAAACCAGAAGCTGTTGCAAGGCCTGTAACATCAAATACTGCAG ttgaTATTCAGACACAGATAGAGAAATGGGATGATTGCAATTTTCATGGAGACAGGAGTAGCAAGGTCCACCCTTCTACAGAGAGagcatcatcatcatctagAGCTCCATCAAAAGAGCTTTTATG GTCCACAGAAAACAGATCACAGTCTGAGCTGACTACCGTCAAGAGTGCCTTGGACTCTGATTCAACGTCAGAATTAGAACTTGCACCTGCAACACAG gcaCGATCAACTAAGGAGCAGCGTTGGGGAGGGCCTCTTCTCTCCAGAAATCACTCCTTGGAGGAGGAATTTGAAAGAGCAAAGGCAGCTGTTGAG TCAGACACAGAGTTTTGGGataaaatgcaagcagaatgGGAAGAAATGGCTCGCAGAAACTGGATTTCAGAGAACCAGGAAGCACCAGGGCAAGTCACCATCTCAACCATTGAGAAG ggttATTATTTCCATACTGAGAATCCCTTCAAAGACTGGCCTGGTGCTTTTGAGGAAgggctgaagaaaatgaaagaaggggACCTGCCAGTTACAATCTTATACCTGGAGGCTGCTATTCTACAAGAACCCAATGATGCAGAG GCCTGGCAGTTCCTGGGCATTACACAGGCAGAGAATGAAAATGAGCAAGCAGCCATTGTTGCCCTCCAAAG GTGCTTGGAACTACAGCCAAACAACCTAAAAGCCCTGATGGCCCTGGCTGTAAGTTATACTAACACTGGCCATCAACAAGAAGCCTATCAGGCTCTAAGAAACTGGATAAAGCAAAATCCAAAATACAAGTATatagtgaaaagcaaaaaggggTCCCCAGCACTTACCAGGAGAATGTCTAAGACATCAGATGAAAG CTCATTACTTGAAGAAGTAAAGGATTTGTACCTGGAGGCTGCTCACCAGAATGGTGATATGATAGACCCTGACTTGCAGACGGGACTTGGAGTTCTTTTCCACCTGAATGGAGAATTTAACAGAGCAATAGATGCGTTTAGTGCTGCTTTAACTGTTCGGCCAGAG GACTATACGTTATGGAACCGTCTTGGAGCAACCTTGGCAAATGGGGATCGAAGCGAAGAAGCTGTCGAGGCCTACACACGTGCTTTAGAAATACAACCTGGCTTCATTAGGTCCAGATACAATTTAGGGATAAGCTGCATAAACCTAGGGGCATACAG AGAGGCTGTCAGCAATTTTCTCACTGCTCTCAGTTTGCAAAGAAAGAGCAGGAATCAACAACAGGTTCCCCATCCTGCTCTGTCAGGCAATATTTGGGCAGCACTTCGAATTGCTCTGTCTATGATGGACCAGCCAGAACTATTTCAAGCTGCCAATGTAGGTGATCTAGACATTCTGTTAAGAGCTTTTAATCTAGAGCCGTAA